The following are encoded together in the Monodelphis domestica isolate mMonDom1 chromosome 5, mMonDom1.pri, whole genome shotgun sequence genome:
- the AKAP3 gene encoding A-kinase anchor protein 3 isoform X1, producing MSSDKVDWLQSQSGVCKVDVYTPGEGQPQDWKMSDESLSAFKEASNDPVRVLSWLRKDLEKCTSGFHDMKPSTGEMANRGEHSGETRSGFTVDYYNNPGTGGRSTPGKLHLEMCHTENSSRGSSAWTGGSNESTVDEVSFYANRLTNLVIAMARKEINEKIDGSENKCIHQSVYMGEEPPSPNRTLSKVASELVNETVSLCAKETPDKAPGSGDRATPSSRSPPNVKYKSTLKFKETKECKADDKPKKSFFYKEVFESRNAGDGGRKVFGAEPRRDDFTASVSQGIMTYANSVVSDMMVSIMKTLKIQVKDTTIATILLKKVLMRHAKEVVSDLIDSFMKNLHNVTGTLMTDTDFVSAVKRSLFSHGSQKATDIMDAMLGKLHSVMLKKSNEPCKKPCKDKSESLSLVSMKGGMNDPRHRGMNYSSMKAEAKLREKPCTPCPSKTDKDKTCAETLGEHIIKEGLTLWHKNHQKETKSPGLQRASFATSSRSVGKPNIKLPECHPPTTSPGPININALSCQERQDNFLYSSDTWAKDLIVSALLLIQYHLAQGGSMDAQSFLEAAGTTTKLAAAPKSNQNSEQSSLGSSRLGGTHEEAEKKDLMSVFFNFIRNLLGETIFKCDDSSEAKAPSHHSKEEEGSFPEVTPPNCPPKHCGGYGGGGGTGAIAGLTKMVANQLDGNMNGQMVEQLMDSVMKLCLIIAKSCDTPLGDLGDEKSGDASRPTSAFPDSFFECLPVKGTGTAEALLQNAYQAIHNELRGMSIHPPEGTNTPKVIVSNHNIADTVQNKQLQAVLQWVAASELNVPILYFAGDDEGIQEKLLQLSAAAVDKGRSVGEVLQSVLRYEKERQLDEAVGNVTRLQLLDWLMANL from the exons ATGTCTTCTGACAAAGTTGACTGGTTACAAAGCCAAAGTGGAGTATGCAAAGTAGATGTTTATACTCCCGGAGAAGGCCAACCCCAAGACTGGAAAATG TCTGACGAGTCCTTGTCTGCCTTTAAGGAAGCCTCAAATGATCCCGTCAGAGTCCTGAGTTGGCTCCGAAAAGACCTAGAAAAATGTACGTCAGGATTCCACGATATGAAACCATCGACTGGGGAGATGGCAAACAGGGGCGAGCATTCAGGAGAGACTCGCAGTGGGTTCACTGTAGACTATTATAATAATCCTGGAACTGGAGGCAGAAGCACCCCAGGCAAATTGCATCTTGAAATGTGCCACACCGAAAATTCTTCCAGAGGCTCTAGTGCCTGGACTGGTGGTAGTAATGAGAGTACAGTAGATGAAGTCTCTTTCTATGCCAACCGGCTCACCAACCTGGTCATTGCCATGGCACGCAAGGAGATCAATGAGAAAATCGATGGCTCTGAGAATAAGTGCATCCACCAGTCAGTCTATATGGGTGAAGAACCACCTTCACCCAATAGAACCTTGAGTAAGGTGGCATCAGAACTGGTGAATGAGACTGTCTCCTTGTGTGCTAAAGAAACCCCAGACAAGGCTCCCGGCTCTGGAGACAGAGCCACACCCTCTTCACGGAGTCCCCCAAATGTGAAATATAAGAGCACACtgaaatttaaagaaacaaaagaatgcAAGGCAGATGACAAGCCTAAAAAATCATTCTTCTACAAGGAAGTGTTTGAATCCCGTAATGCAGGTGATGGCGGGAGGAAAGTATTTGGGGCAGAACCCAGGAGGGATGACTTTACAGCCAGCGTGAGTCAAGGAATCATGACCTATGCCAACAGTGTGGTGTCTGACATGATGGTCTCCATCATGAAGACGCTAAAGATCCAGGTGAAGGATACAACCATCGCAACCATCTTACTCAAGAAGGTACTAATGAGGCATGCCAAAGAGGTAGTATCAGACCTGATCGACTCCTTTATGAAGAACTTGCATAATGTCACAGGCACTCTCATGACAGACACAGACTTTGTCTCAGCTGTGAAGAGAAGCCTTTTTTCTCATGGAAGTCAAAAGGCCACAGACATCATGGATGCTATGTTAGGCAAACTACACAGTGTGATGTTGAAGAAGTCCAATGAGCCATGCAAAAAACCTTGTAAGGACAAGTCTGAGAGTCTCTCCTTAGTTTCTATGAAAGGAGGAATGAATGACCCTAGACATAGAGGTATGAATTATTCCTCAATGAAAGCTGAAGCCAAATTAAGGGAAAAGCCCTGTACTCCCTGCCCATCTAAGACAGATAAGGATAAGACCTGTGCTGAAACCCTGGGTGAACATATTATCAAGGAAGGGCTAACCTTGTGGCATAAAAATcatcagaaagaaacaaaatctcCAGGCCTCCAGCGTGCATCCTTTGCAACCTCCAGCAGATCTGTTGGAAAACCAAACATCAAATTGCCAGAATGCCATCCCCCAACAACCTCCCCAGGCCCAATTAACATCAATGCCCTCAGCTGCCAAGAAAGACAGGACAATTTCCTGTATAGTTCAGACACTTGGGCTAAAGACCTGATTGTGTCTGCCCTGCTTCTGATTCAGTATCACCTTGCACAGGGAGGAAGTATGGATGCCCAGAGCTTTCTGGAAGCTGCTGGGACAACAACCAAGTTGGCAGCCGCACCTAAGTCCAACCAGAACTCTGAGCAGTCCAGTCTTGGGTCTTCTCGGTTGGGGGGCACCCATGAAGAGGCTGAAAAAAAGGATCTGATGAGTGTCTTTTTTAATTTCATCCGGAATTTACTTGGTGAGACTATTTTTAAGTGTGATGATAGCAGTGAAGCAAAAGCACCCAGCCACCACAgtaaggaagaagaaggcagcttTCCTGAAGTGACCCCGCCTAACTGTCCTCCCAAACACTGTGGTGGTTATGGTGGTGGAGGTGGTACTGGCGCTATTGCTGGGCTGACCAAGATGGTGGCTAACCAGCTGGATGGTAACATGAATGGGCAGATGGTGGAACAGTTGATGGACTCAGTGATGAAGTTATGTCTTATCATTGCCAAGTCCTGTGACACTCCCTTGGGAGACCTGGGAGATGAGAAATCTGGAGATGCCAGCAGGCCGACTTCAGCCTTCCCAGATAGCTTCTTTGAGTGCTTACCAGTCAAGGGCACTGGGACAGCTGAGGCCCTCTTACAGAATGCCTATCAAGCTATCCATAATGAATTAAGAGGTATGTCAATACATCCTCCTGAGGGAACCAACACCCCCAAGGTGATCGTCAGCAATCACAACATCGCTGACACCGTTCAGAACAAGCAACTCCAGGCAGTTCTCCAATGGGTAGCAGCCTCCGAGCTCAACGTACCAATTCTGTATTTCGCTGGCGATGATGAGGGGATCCAGGAGAAG CTCCTCCAGCTTTCTGCTGCCGCGGTGGACAAAGGTCGAAGCGTCGGGGAGGTCCTCCAGTCAGTACTGCGCTACGAGAAAGAGCGACAGCTGGATGAGGCAGTGGGGAATGTCACTCGGCTGCAGCTACTGGACTGGCTGATGGCGAACCTGTGA
- the AKAP3 gene encoding A-kinase anchor protein 3 isoform X2, producing MSSDKVDWLQSQSGVCKVDVYTPGEGQPQDWKMEASNDPVRVLSWLRKDLEKCTSGFHDMKPSTGEMANRGEHSGETRSGFTVDYYNNPGTGGRSTPGKLHLEMCHTENSSRGSSAWTGGSNESTVDEVSFYANRLTNLVIAMARKEINEKIDGSENKCIHQSVYMGEEPPSPNRTLSKVASELVNETVSLCAKETPDKAPGSGDRATPSSRSPPNVKYKSTLKFKETKECKADDKPKKSFFYKEVFESRNAGDGGRKVFGAEPRRDDFTASVSQGIMTYANSVVSDMMVSIMKTLKIQVKDTTIATILLKKVLMRHAKEVVSDLIDSFMKNLHNVTGTLMTDTDFVSAVKRSLFSHGSQKATDIMDAMLGKLHSVMLKKSNEPCKKPCKDKSESLSLVSMKGGMNDPRHRGMNYSSMKAEAKLREKPCTPCPSKTDKDKTCAETLGEHIIKEGLTLWHKNHQKETKSPGLQRASFATSSRSVGKPNIKLPECHPPTTSPGPININALSCQERQDNFLYSSDTWAKDLIVSALLLIQYHLAQGGSMDAQSFLEAAGTTTKLAAAPKSNQNSEQSSLGSSRLGGTHEEAEKKDLMSVFFNFIRNLLGETIFKCDDSSEAKAPSHHSKEEEGSFPEVTPPNCPPKHCGGYGGGGGTGAIAGLTKMVANQLDGNMNGQMVEQLMDSVMKLCLIIAKSCDTPLGDLGDEKSGDASRPTSAFPDSFFECLPVKGTGTAEALLQNAYQAIHNELRGMSIHPPEGTNTPKVIVSNHNIADTVQNKQLQAVLQWVAASELNVPILYFAGDDEGIQEKLLQLSAAAVDKGRSVGEVLQSVLRYEKERQLDEAVGNVTRLQLLDWLMANL from the exons ATGTCTTCTGACAAAGTTGACTGGTTACAAAGCCAAAGTGGAGTATGCAAAGTAGATGTTTATACTCCCGGAGAAGGCCAACCCCAAGACTGGAAAATG GAAGCCTCAAATGATCCCGTCAGAGTCCTGAGTTGGCTCCGAAAAGACCTAGAAAAATGTACGTCAGGATTCCACGATATGAAACCATCGACTGGGGAGATGGCAAACAGGGGCGAGCATTCAGGAGAGACTCGCAGTGGGTTCACTGTAGACTATTATAATAATCCTGGAACTGGAGGCAGAAGCACCCCAGGCAAATTGCATCTTGAAATGTGCCACACCGAAAATTCTTCCAGAGGCTCTAGTGCCTGGACTGGTGGTAGTAATGAGAGTACAGTAGATGAAGTCTCTTTCTATGCCAACCGGCTCACCAACCTGGTCATTGCCATGGCACGCAAGGAGATCAATGAGAAAATCGATGGCTCTGAGAATAAGTGCATCCACCAGTCAGTCTATATGGGTGAAGAACCACCTTCACCCAATAGAACCTTGAGTAAGGTGGCATCAGAACTGGTGAATGAGACTGTCTCCTTGTGTGCTAAAGAAACCCCAGACAAGGCTCCCGGCTCTGGAGACAGAGCCACACCCTCTTCACGGAGTCCCCCAAATGTGAAATATAAGAGCACACtgaaatttaaagaaacaaaagaatgcAAGGCAGATGACAAGCCTAAAAAATCATTCTTCTACAAGGAAGTGTTTGAATCCCGTAATGCAGGTGATGGCGGGAGGAAAGTATTTGGGGCAGAACCCAGGAGGGATGACTTTACAGCCAGCGTGAGTCAAGGAATCATGACCTATGCCAACAGTGTGGTGTCTGACATGATGGTCTCCATCATGAAGACGCTAAAGATCCAGGTGAAGGATACAACCATCGCAACCATCTTACTCAAGAAGGTACTAATGAGGCATGCCAAAGAGGTAGTATCAGACCTGATCGACTCCTTTATGAAGAACTTGCATAATGTCACAGGCACTCTCATGACAGACACAGACTTTGTCTCAGCTGTGAAGAGAAGCCTTTTTTCTCATGGAAGTCAAAAGGCCACAGACATCATGGATGCTATGTTAGGCAAACTACACAGTGTGATGTTGAAGAAGTCCAATGAGCCATGCAAAAAACCTTGTAAGGACAAGTCTGAGAGTCTCTCCTTAGTTTCTATGAAAGGAGGAATGAATGACCCTAGACATAGAGGTATGAATTATTCCTCAATGAAAGCTGAAGCCAAATTAAGGGAAAAGCCCTGTACTCCCTGCCCATCTAAGACAGATAAGGATAAGACCTGTGCTGAAACCCTGGGTGAACATATTATCAAGGAAGGGCTAACCTTGTGGCATAAAAATcatcagaaagaaacaaaatctcCAGGCCTCCAGCGTGCATCCTTTGCAACCTCCAGCAGATCTGTTGGAAAACCAAACATCAAATTGCCAGAATGCCATCCCCCAACAACCTCCCCAGGCCCAATTAACATCAATGCCCTCAGCTGCCAAGAAAGACAGGACAATTTCCTGTATAGTTCAGACACTTGGGCTAAAGACCTGATTGTGTCTGCCCTGCTTCTGATTCAGTATCACCTTGCACAGGGAGGAAGTATGGATGCCCAGAGCTTTCTGGAAGCTGCTGGGACAACAACCAAGTTGGCAGCCGCACCTAAGTCCAACCAGAACTCTGAGCAGTCCAGTCTTGGGTCTTCTCGGTTGGGGGGCACCCATGAAGAGGCTGAAAAAAAGGATCTGATGAGTGTCTTTTTTAATTTCATCCGGAATTTACTTGGTGAGACTATTTTTAAGTGTGATGATAGCAGTGAAGCAAAAGCACCCAGCCACCACAgtaaggaagaagaaggcagcttTCCTGAAGTGACCCCGCCTAACTGTCCTCCCAAACACTGTGGTGGTTATGGTGGTGGAGGTGGTACTGGCGCTATTGCTGGGCTGACCAAGATGGTGGCTAACCAGCTGGATGGTAACATGAATGGGCAGATGGTGGAACAGTTGATGGACTCAGTGATGAAGTTATGTCTTATCATTGCCAAGTCCTGTGACACTCCCTTGGGAGACCTGGGAGATGAGAAATCTGGAGATGCCAGCAGGCCGACTTCAGCCTTCCCAGATAGCTTCTTTGAGTGCTTACCAGTCAAGGGCACTGGGACAGCTGAGGCCCTCTTACAGAATGCCTATCAAGCTATCCATAATGAATTAAGAGGTATGTCAATACATCCTCCTGAGGGAACCAACACCCCCAAGGTGATCGTCAGCAATCACAACATCGCTGACACCGTTCAGAACAAGCAACTCCAGGCAGTTCTCCAATGGGTAGCAGCCTCCGAGCTCAACGTACCAATTCTGTATTTCGCTGGCGATGATGAGGGGATCCAGGAGAAG CTCCTCCAGCTTTCTGCTGCCGCGGTGGACAAAGGTCGAAGCGTCGGGGAGGTCCTCCAGTCAGTACTGCGCTACGAGAAAGAGCGACAGCTGGATGAGGCAGTGGGGAATGTCACTCGGCTGCAGCTACTGGACTGGCTGATGGCGAACCTGTGA